A single Anopheles maculipalpis chromosome 3RL, idAnoMacuDA_375_x, whole genome shotgun sequence DNA region contains:
- the LOC126560782 gene encoding uncharacterized protein LOC126560782 — MAQIIAVRRLAPLLRNTHHRCNLLSAAVSFSHSATYKKQENPKEEVNNEPIKYFGSQASRWTAQRSREGPKGQDIPWFQPYVVNFSVAIFLIYFCILREENDIDEGLGRSLFEHVPGLEEKQLIVSYHYNKENGLSTLDIENRMKELGMNFETAN, encoded by the exons ATGGCACAAATAATAGCCGTCCGAAGATTAGCACCTTTACTCAGAAA CACACATCATCGGTGCAATCTTCTGTCGGCTGCGGTCAGTTTCTCACATAGTGCTACCTataaaaagcaagaaaatccCAAAGAAGAGGTTAACAACGAGCCGATCAAATATTTTGGCAGTCAAGCGTCTCGCTGGACTGCGCAACGTAGCAGGGAAGGACCGAAGGGACAAGATATACCTTGGTTTCAACCGTACGTGGTAAACTTTAGTGTAGCGATATTTCTGATTTACTTTTGCATTCTACGAGAAGAGAACGACATTGACGAAGGTTTGGGCAGGTCACTCTTTGAACATGTTCCTggattggaagaaaaacaacttaTTGTCAGCTACCATTACAACAAGGAAAATGGGCTATCAACGCTTGATATTGAGAATAGGATGAAAGAACTCGGTATGAACTTTGAAACTGCTAATTAA
- the LOC126562990 gene encoding DNA polymerase epsilon subunit 4: MEEVQFSEELFSTQDEASFGKVNSVPEVVPENLVEETNTPSSSAHTNGNKESERRASVETETPDLVFSEDIDFENHSEKVIDVPEKSEDDEREEDPVELNEIDKNIAEKNDVVEAEDVGVSKPNDDNAAANSKATPEERLATFPFARIKQIMKLDPDVGIVSAEAIFVVTKAAELFLQTLAKDASSHTLASKKKTMSKRDVEVAIDNVDALMFLEGMMNV; this comes from the exons ATGGAAGAggttcaattttctgaggAATTATTCAGTACGCAGGATGAAGCTAGCTTTGGAAAAGTAAATTCAGTACCGGAGGTGGTTCCGGAAAATCTTGTGGAAGAAACCAATACACCGTCTTCGagtgcacacacaaacggcaacaaagaaagtgaaagacGTGCCTCGGTCGAGACAGAAACTCCGGATCTTGTTTTTTCAGAAGATATCGATTTTGAAAACCACAGTGAAAAGGTGATCGATGTGCCTGAAAAGTCTGAAGACGATGAACGAGAAGAAGATCCTGTCGAATTAAACgaaatagataaaaatatCGCCGAAAAGAATGATGTGGTAGAAGCGGAAGATGTTGGTGTGTCCAAACCTAACGACGATAATGCTGCTGCAAATTCGAAAG CCACTCCTGAAGAACGATTGGCCACGTTTCCGTTTGCCCGCATCAAGCAAATAATGAAATTGGATCCGGATGTTGGAATCGTATCGGCAGAAGCAATATTCGTCGTTACCAAGGCGGCCGAATTGTTTCTTCAAACGTTGGCCAAAGATGCGAGCTCGCATACACTTgcttcgaaaaagaaaacgatgagCAAAAGAGATGTTGAAGTTGCGATAGACAATGTGGATGCGCTGATGTTTCTCGAGGGAATGATGAATGTGTAG
- the LOC126561619 gene encoding CTD small phosphatase-like protein 2, whose amino-acid sequence MWLRSETRDRRLRSSSTRNAVKFKSSLKVASQKAKKSSSIELVVSSSRRTVPCRSDISTTIAEPTSTVVSRCKSTATPIAASRSIGSRRTTAVAAAAAASPVKATKRNHRPTAGGDDGVSKADSRDAVTIPDDCKENCWQDTNDLTLFDGTTVIDQKHFEDSPTHSSCAGPQQLTAGNVSSNNGTTPHTETEGMNYSTETTECGLYTKKVTDDLGSAEDALNQFGIISYDSNKNTLLGHPTVLPSMISTSLASSIVAGASSSKEELQPLNSKCVTECDSTTADLGSDVSGACISNVKDVVNSSCCVDEDTILPSTSSEGNFPKSSAIISSQSLDIVVPEVDSTTDTVPPDTSSTVNLIAGDMIASFPLTTSSIGMSGSSMSSSSSSSSSSSSSSSSSSSSSSSSSSTSSSSCNTSLGASVSAVSMAASSLSSNFQPIAYSNCSSLSANGYEEQPQSSYSPSQTAAAVAVASDLISMFDEEHYKNATDLGQYTDFTYNALLTQALLSCGDAAAAAGLNLSCGQSSTDGLNDSAFFSSLNTTAIENLKALTSLSSMGHNMDGMMLDESANLSPNIGTAGYMTEYGSMHQEQQQQHHLQHQRAMNGSEQETLIHNIECNESIPMCGDDTETSMQLENNECIEMDESNDGQHDDAAYRAFDPYLFIKQLPPLTCEMRSKCPALPLKTRSSPEFSLVLDLDETLVHCSLMELSDASFKFPVLFQECKYTVFVRTRPYFREFLEKVSQMFEVILFTASKRVYADKLLNLLDPDRRLIKYRLFREHCVLVNGNYIKDLTILGRDLSKTIIIDNSPQAFGYQLENGIPIESWFVDQSDSELMKILPFLERLVEMREDVRPHIREKFRLFSFLPPD is encoded by the exons ATGTGGCTGCGAAGCGAAACTCGGGATCGACGACTGCGTTCAAGTAGTACACGAAACGCGGTCAAGTTTAAATCATCACTCAAGGTGGCTAGccaaaaggcaaaaaagagtTCGTCCATAGAACTCGTGGTGTCCTCGTCCCGGCGAACCGTGCCATGTCGATCGGACATATCGACGACGATTGCTGAACCTACGTCCACTGTGGTGTCTAGATGTAAAAGCACCGCCACACCCATTGCAGCATCGCGATCGATCGGTTCCAGACGCACGacggcggtggcggcggcggcggcggcatcGCCCGTCaaggcaacaaaaagaaaccatcGCCCAACTGCTGGCGGTGACGATGGTGTAAGCAAAGCAGACAGCCGCGACGCTGTAACTATTCCGGACGATTGCAAGGAAAACTGCTGGCAGGATACAAACGATCTCACCCTGTTCGATGGCACCACAGTTATCGATCAAAAGCACTTTGAAGATTCACCTACACACTCCAGTTGTGCTGGTCCTCAGCAACTAACGGCAGGCAATGTTTCTTCTAACAATGGCACAACACCACATACCGAAACGGAAGGTATGAACTATTCCACTGAAACCACCGAATGTGGATTATACACGAAAAAAGTTACCGACGATCTGGGATCGGCCGAAGATGCACTGAACCAGTTCGGTATAATTTCGTACGattccaacaaaaacacactgttGGGTCATCCGACTGTGTTGCCATCGATGATCAGTACATCGCTGGCGAGCAGCATCGTTGCAGGTGCATCCTCATCGAAGGAAGAGCTGCAGCCGCTAAACTCGAAATGCGTCACCGAGTGCGACAGTACAACGGCGGATCTGGGCAGCGATGTGTCGGGCGCGTGTATTAGTAACGTTAAAGATGTAGTTAACAGCAGTTGCTGCGTGGATGAGGATACAATCCTGCCATCCACCTCATCTGAGGGAAACTTTCCAAAGTCAAGTGCAATCATATCTTCTCAATCGCTAGATATCGTTGTACCGGAGGTCGACTCAACCACGGATACCGTACCTCCGGATACGTCGTCTACTGTTAATCTTATTGCCGGCGATATGATCGCCTCTTTCCCTCTAACCACTTCTTCCATCGGAATGTCTGGATCATcgatgtcgtcgtcgtcgtcgtcatcatcatcgtcgtcttcATCCTCGTCATCCTCGtcttcatcgtcgtcatcgtcctcgtcgacatcatcatcttcgTGCAATACATCACTGGGTGCGTCCGTATCCGCAGTATCGATGGCAGCTTCCTCACTGTCATCCAATTTCCAACCCATCGCGTACAGCAACTGTTCGTCGCTATCTGCAAACGGATACGAAGAGCAACCACAATCGAGCTATTCGCCGAGTCAGACGGCGGCAGCCGTCGCAGTTGCGTCTGATTTGATTTCCATGTTCGACGAGGAACACTACAAAAACGCCACCGATCTCGGCCAGTACACGGATTTTACGTACAACGCGCTGCTCACCCAAGCACTGCTCAGTTGTGGTGATGCGGCAGCAGCGGCCGGCCTGAATCTGAGCTGTGGCCAATCCAGCACAGACGGTTTGAACGATTCCGCGTTCTTTTCGTCCCTCAATACAACGGCCATCGAAAATCTGAAAGCGCTTACGTCCCTTTCGAGCATGGGCCATAATATGGATGGGATGATGCTGGATGAAAGTGCAAATTTATCGCCCAACATTGGTACGGCAGGTTACATGACTGAATACGGCAGTATGCatcaggagcagcagcagcaacatcatctgCAACATCAACGGGCGATGAATGGATCAGAACAGGAAACGCTGATCCACAATATCGAGTGCAATGAATCAATACCGATGTGCGGTGATGATACGGAGACAAGTATGCAGCTAGAAAATAACGAATGCATAGAAATGGAT GAATCGAACGATGGACAGCACGATGATGCTGCTTACCGGGCCTTTGATCCTTATTTGTTCATCAAGCAGCTTCCTCCACTGACCTGCGAAATGCGTTCCAAATGTCCAGCATTGCCGCTCAAGACACGGTCCAGTCCCGAGTTTAGTTTGGTGCTCGATCTGGACGAAACATTGGTTCACTGCAGTCTGATGGAGCTGTCCGATGCAAGTTTCAAGTTTCCGGTGCTATTTCAAGAGTGCAAATACACGGTGTTCGTTCGCACCAGACCTTACTTTCGCGAGTTTCTCGAGAAGGTGTCGCAGATGTTCGAGGTGATTCTGTTCACTGCCTCGAAGCGGGTCTATGCCGACAAGCTGCTCAATCTGCTCGATCCAGACCGCCGTCTCATTAA ATATCGTTTGTTCCGCGAGCATTGTGTGCTAGTCAACGGAAATTACATTAAAGATTTGACTATTCTGGGCAGAGATCTCTCCAAAACCATTATCATAGATAATTCGCCCCAAGCATTTGG ATATCAACTAGAGAACGGTATTCCAATAGAGAGTTGGTTTGTCGATCAAAGTGATTCTGAGCTGATGAAAATTCTACCATTTTTGGAACGCCTAGTTGAGATG cgCGAAGATGTTCGTCCGCACATTCGTGAAAAGTTTCGactgttttcgtttttacCACCAGATTAA
- the LOC126562563 gene encoding uncharacterized protein LOC126562563 encodes MAPFKLKFRMGSGSSRSTSQEQDVVVDSQSNPAGPLLNSANANEFGSSTTLDSEQNNDSLVSMSNDRRALILTSNTTDEPILGYDNPSLTNTEHTNVIPLSPPPSYEHVLEENRLAALDKENNRTSLLNLSPTALGYEMMSNNQPAGTEHQLPCTTEQGSPGETRKQESIDSSLYTCSSTTTPSQENLLTCTGSCDPLYQLSCNEGLQDLAEEMETMAIDETCLSNENQDTLSLDEEYSSYSNSQPIYDQHTAPKTEVKGPEILYKSSKQLYKAVAKECGITCKMSDQCRCLDCQSRYFDCEYDQNENEKTDGGLGAGTPMFISEVMHGTACTIL; translated from the exons ATGGCTCCCTTTAAGCTTAAGTTCCGCATGGGTAGTGGGTCGTCGCGTAGTACCTCTCAGGAGCAGGATGTCGTAGTAGATAGCCAATCCAATCCCGCCGGACCTCTTTTAAACAGTGCGAACGCAAATGAGTTCGGTAGCAGCACCACCCTTGATTCAGAGCAGAATAACGATAGCCTTGTGTCGATGAGCAACGATCGGCGCGCCTTAATACTGACCAGTAACACTACCGACGAACCAATACTAG GATATGACAATCCTTCGCTCACCAACACAGAGCATACGAATGTTATACCACTAAGCCCACCGCCATCGTACGAGCATGTGTTAGAAGAA AATCGACTCGCCGCTTTGGACAAAGAGAACAATCGAACATCGTTGCTGAACCTTTCCCCAACTGCGCTCGGTTACGAAATGATGTCCAACAATCAGCCGGCTGGGACGGAGCACCAACTGCCTTGCACTACGGAGCAAGGCTCGCCTGGCGAAACGCGAAAGCAGGAATCTATCGATTCCTCCCTGTACACCTGCAGCTCCACGACCACCCCTTCGCAGGAAAATCTACTAACCTGCACCGGATCCTGCGATCCATTGTATCAGCTGAGCTGCAACGAAGGTTTGCAGGATTTAG CGGAGGAAATGGAAACGATGGCAATCGATGAGACGTGTCTGTCGAACGAAAACCAGGACACGCTATCGTTGGACGAAGagtacagttcgtacagcaaCTCGCAACCGATCTACGATCAACACACTGCCCCAAAGACGGAAGTCAAGGGTCCGGAGATACTGTACAAATCCAGCAAACAGTTGTACAAAGCGGTCGCGAAGGAATGTGGCATTACGTGCAAGATGTCCGATCAATGCCGCTGCTTGGACTGTCAGAGTCGGTACTTTGACTGTGAATACGATCAG aatgaaaatgagaaaactGATGGTGGACTAGGTGCTGGTACGCCAATGTTCATCAGCGAGGTCATGCACGGCACTGCGTGCACTATTCTCTAA
- the LOC126560783 gene encoding ionotropic receptor 75a-like, whose protein sequence is MIGFVLLVYCSVFWMSGYARDAWYQNVSALAVDYYRARHAKSVTVFSCWAVEERYDFFSRTTNAGMMVDFMEPTSEAVARLQPNRMSQGGLLIDVSSCATLMSELWQMDHELNKLLLGNLHWMILERNVSLERENTSESEIVDGLPPRLELLYNVRFRTLEMMPYTSVVLAFPKATGKWEVWELFKPYRKAVLSKENITSNYTPTVNGHETLSRQLMARRNIEVRRRNLQGYSMPCGAAITAPEYFKGMDDRSDVHDVFAKVNFPYIEELMHDLNFTLNMVQVDKGGYKHNGTFSGLMGKFQNHSVELGCIGTLMRTERLEVVDFMIVTLIIRSSIIFRQPPLSIVANIFELPFSVGVWACCFGLMAIYWIAMLMIRYLANGERFTPIESLVFIFGTMCQRGFEMMPPHFNGTRLLMFSLQLTSFFIITSYSASIVALLQSPSRAITSVGDLVRSPLKAGVMDSSYGRVYYQESQDPDVQDLYRKKIKSHGEKGFMEPNEGIARVRQEMFAFEAEVNAAYKIIKDTFEPEEVCKLQELEAIKLAPFGIPIVKGSKYRELIRQRLMRQREVGIIRRFNIIWIHQKPQCENQNSGYSSVGLVEMRFLYFFLAVGFLIAVMTLGGERAWWREGAKKLKSRPAIIKRKS, encoded by the exons ATGATTGGGTTTGTACTGTTAGTGTACTGTTCCGTATTCTGGATGAGCGGTTATGCTCGTGACGCTTGGTATCAAAACGTTAGTGCACTGGCAGTGGATTATTACCGAGCAAGACATGCGAAATCTGTGACAGTTTTCAGCTGCTGGGCCGTTGAAGAGCGGTACGATTTTTTTAGCCGCACAACGAATGCTGGAATGATGGTGGATTTTATGGAACCAACGAGTGAAGCTGTTGCCAGGTTGCAGCCCAACCGGATGTCCCAAGGTGGGCTGTTGATTGATGTATCTTCTTGTGCAACGTTAATGTCGGAGCTGTGGCAAATGGATCACGAATTGAATAAGCTTCTGTTGGGAAATTTACACTGGATGATTCTTGAAAGGAATGTCTCTTTGGAGAGGGAAAACACTTCAGAAAGCGAAATAGTCGATGGATTGCCACCGCGTCTAGAGCTACTCTACAATGTACGATTCCGAACGCTCGAAATGATGCCTTACACGAGCGTTGTTCTAGCATTCCCGAAAGCTACCGGTAAATGGGAAGTTTGGGAACTATTCAAACCCTATCGAAAGGCTGTTTTGTCGAAGGAAAATATTACTTCGAACTACACACCAACGGTCAACGGCCATGAAACGCTGAGCAGACAATTGATGGCGCGAAGAAATATTGAAGTCCGGCGACGCAACCTACAAGGATATTCTATGCCGTGTGGTGCTGCG ATCACAGCTCCAGAGTACTTCAAGGGAATGGATGATCGGAGCGACGTGCATGATGTGTTCGCCAAAGTCAACTTTCCATACATCGAAGAGCTGATGCACGATCTCAACTTTACGCTCAATATGGTACAGGTAGACAAGGGTGGTTACAAGCACAATGGAACCTTCAGTGGATTGATGGGGAAGTTTCAAAACCATTCAGTTGAGCTGGGTTGCATTGGTACGTTGATGCGCACTGAGCGTCTTGAGGTGGTCGATTTCATGATCGTCACGTTGATCATTAGGAGCAGCATCATCTTCCGACAGCCACCACTGTCGATTGTGGCCAACATCTTTGAGTTACCGTTTAGCGTCGGTGTTTGGGCGTGTTGTTTCGGGTTGATGGCGATCTATTGGATTGCTATGCTCATGATCCGATATTTAGCCAACGGCGAACGGTTTACTCCGATCGAGTCGTTAGTCTTCATCTTCGGTACGATGTGCCAGCGAGGTTTCGAAATGATGCCGCCACATTTCAACGGTACGCGTTTGCTCATGTTTTCACTGCAATTGACCAGCTTCTTCATCATTACCTCCTACTCGGCCAGCATAGTGGCGCTACTACAGAGTCCTAGCCGAGCTATCACGAGTGTTGGTGATTTGGTACGGTCTCCGCTAAAGGCGGGTGTTATGGACAGTAGCTACGGCCGGGTGTACTACCAGGAGTCGCAAGACCCCGACGTACAAGACCTCTATCGGAAGAAGATTAAATCACACGGCGAAAAGGGGTTCATGGAACCGAACGAAGGAATAGCACGCGTTCGGCAGGAAATGTTTGCCTTCGAG GCGGAAGTGAATGCGGCCTACAAGATAATAAAGGATACGTTCGAACCGGAGGAGGTGTGCAAATTGCAGGAACTCGAAGCCATCAAACTAGCGCCGTTCGGTATACCGATCGTGAAGGGAAGCAAGTATCGGGAGTTGATACGCCAGCGGCTGATGAGGCAGCGGGAGGTCGGCATCATCAGACGGTTCAACATCATTTGGATTCATCAGAAGCCGCAGTGTGAAAACCAAAACTCGGGTTACAGCTCGGTCGGTTTGGTGGAAATGCGTTTTCTGTATTTCTTTCTCGCCGTAGGGTTCCTGATTGCGGTCATGACGCTCGGCGGGGAACGCGCCTGGTGGCGGGAGGGGGCAAAGAAATTGAAATCTCGTCCCGCAATAATCAAACGCAAGTCCTGA